The region ATGATCCGCAGACGCCGACATGGGTCAGGGATTGGTGTGAGCGTCGCCGTACCCAAGCGGAAATTGCCCGTGAACTCTTTGTCAGCCAGCCCACGATTTCTCGCTGCCTCGGTCGTGAATATCGTCTGTGGCTCTACCGTAAGTTCTTTCAAGATCCCCAGATTCCGCAATGGATGAGGCGATGGTATGAAACCCAATCCATTCCCAGCCCCCACCAACGACGGCAAGCCCGCCGTGAAATTCACCCTGACTATGCCCGTGGTCTCTGCAGTGCAAAACAAATTGATGAGCAAATAGAAGCCAAGCTTGCCCAGTGGTGCGAGCGTAACGACATTTACTATCTTCCCTAGGCAGCCTCGCTTTTTCGTACTTCGTTTGGATGACGACGGCTATGACTTCCTTTTTGGCACCGACTGTTCCGATTCGTTCCCTGTCATTGGCTGCCGCCCATGCGGTGCTTCAGGGATGTCGTCCCAGTCGGCAACAGCAAGTTCTGCCCTATTTGGTTGCCCTTTATTCATTCATAGACTGGTGGGAAAACGAGGGTGTTCCCAGCAAGCAGGATGATCCTGAGGATCTGCCTGATGATCTAACCTTGAGTACGACTTGGTGTGAGCGGCCAGAGGTTCTTGACCTTGTGGACATTGCGGATCTCAATTTAGAAGGGGTGCAGCTATCTATCTATCCTGTCGAGCCTGGAAAGTCCCTGCGAATTCATTGCCTCACATTTTTGGAGGGGATTAACGCGGATATTGCCGTTGCAGTGGGTTTGGATCGCGATCGCCGGCAGGCCCAGATGCTGGGATTTTGCGATCGCCAGACCCTCCTGGACTACTGGCAACACCATCCAGCGGATGCTCAAGGCTATGGCACCTTCCCCCTAGAGCAACTGCAACCTATCTTCTACTTGCCCGAGCAAATTAGCTTTCTCAATCCGCTGCCCCAAAGTCCACCGCTCAACCTCAAGGGCAACACCTACGGTCAACCCCTCGAAAGTATACCGCAGCTCACCCAGCGTATGGCTGCTGCCGAGCCTGAACGGCTGGCCCTTGACAAGGAAACCGCCATCCAACGCCTTCTGCAAGCCCTCCAAAGTTATACTGAAACCTCAGAAATTTCCCTCCCCCAAGATTAGGATTGGGCTATTAGGATTGGGCTTCTGGGGGCGACGCGTTTTCGGAGGAATGTTTATGGTAGTAGGCCCGTGCTCCCTCTTTGGTATGCATCTGACCAGGTTGAGGGCGGCGATGGGTTTGCAGCCCTTGGAGCACTTCTGATAAGGTCAGACCCTCCGGCAGGGGCGATCGCACCTCTCGGACTTTGTGCCACACCGAGCGCGACATGATCAAACTGCGACGAATAGGCTCAGCCCAGCTTTCGAGGTAAGCTTCTCGCTCCCCTTGGTAATCCGTCGAAGACAGCAGGAGCGGTACGGCGGGATAGGCCTGCACCAAGCGAGCAATATGGGTCAGTACCCCCGGATACAGATTTGTATAGGCAGGATGCACCGTTAAGTCTAGCCAGTGGGGCGTGTGTCCATCTTGAGTGGCATGGAGGGTGTAGGCGGCGATCGCCACCTTTCGCTGCGGTTCAAACACGTAAGCCCGATGCACTTGCACCCGTTGCGACCAACTGGCCCAACCGTGGTGTAGCCAATCCAAAAGACCCGTTTGAAAATCCCGATAGTGACGATTAAAGACTTGGCGCACCAGTGCTGGCATCGACATTGTATCCAACTCATGGAGCAACCGGGCATCCGCATTGGTGACCTTTAGCAAATTAGGCAAGCAAGGCGTGCCCTGTGCCAGTTCTGCCAACTGTTCCGCTGAAATCTGCCAGTAGGTGAGATGTGCCAAGGGTTGAAAGCCATTTTGGCGATACAGGTCTAGTGCCTCGCGGTAGTCAATATTGATTTCCACTATCCACGTACGGGCTTCGACAAGAGTACTAAAACAGTGGCGCAGGAGTTGTGTCCCCACCTCCGTAAACTCTTGGGCAGACAATTGCTGCACCTGCCATGTGGTGCGACTTTCATTAAAGGGAGCCACCTGCACAACACCTAGGACTTGGTTGTCCCGCTCCGCAACATAAATGCGCTGCTTGCTCATCCCCATT is a window of Thermosynechococcus vestitus BP-1 DNA encoding:
- a CDS encoding GNAT family N-acetyltransferase, with amino-acid sequence MISDLPPTGDLMIRPLAYRDVEVVEQWLRHQGVHDQPFGLPSLAGGPMTSPLHLLQWLMGMSKQRIYVAERDNQVLGVVQVAPFNESRTTWQVQQLSAQEFTEVGTQLLRHCFSTLVEARTWIVEINIDYREALDLYRQNGFQPLAHLTYWQISAEQLAELAQGTPCLPNLLKVTNADARLLHELDTMSMPALVRQVFNRHYRDFQTGLLDWLHHGWASWSQRVQVHRAYVFEPQRKVAIAAYTLHATQDGHTPHWLDLTVHPAYTNLYPGVLTHIARLVQAYPAVPLLLSSTDYQGEREAYLESWAEPIRRSLIMSRSVWHKVREVRSPLPEGLTLSEVLQGLQTHRRPQPGQMHTKEGARAYYHKHSSENASPPEAQS